CAGGCGTTGAAGCTGCCCGCGACGTTCATCCGCCATTTCTCCTGGAGGGTCGCCACCACCATCTGACCGTTGCCGTGCCCGGCGCCGAGGAAGAACCGCCCGATGTGGGTTCGTTGGTCAGCTGGCCGCAGTGCCTCCACCCCCACCACCAGGCCCAGGGCCAGCGCGGCGGTGCCGACGGCAACCCCCACCGTGCGGCGCCGGAGTTGCCGTCCCGACAGGACCCACAGCAACAGCGACAGGACGGGGATCAGCGTCAGAATCCCGCCCACATCGGTGCCGAGCCACGAGGCGCCGTCCGCGACCACGACCAGCACGCAGACGAGCGCGGCCGACATCCATGCTTCGGCGCGCCGACTGGCTGCCCGATCGAGCAGGGCTGCACAACCCACCACGGTGGCCCCGCCGAGCAGCGCGTAGCCCGCGTTGCCGAGCCCCGTGTACCGGGTGGCGGTGTTCGGCGCGTAACCGAAGAAGCTGCCCAGTTGGAGGTGCGAACCGGTGGCGAGGTCGAGCAGGAACGTGGCGATCGTGGCGCCGCAGATCGCCAGCAGCGGATCGAGCGGATGGCGCCGCAACCGGCTCGCCCCGAAAGCGATCAGACCCGCGAGCGCCCACGCCAACACGGACGACGTGGCACCCCGGGACACTGCGGCCGGCCACACTCGCAACCAGTACGTGGCGAGCGGCCACGCCGCGCAGAGCAGCGCGCCGATCATGAACGCTCGGCCCAGGCGCTCGGAACCACCGAGGAAGAGCAACGCTGCGGCGGCCGCCAGGTAGACCACCGCTTGGACGACCACGAACACCACGGTCATCGGCTCGGCGGTCGCCGTCCGCGTCGCCAACACGTCGGACAGTTGCCGCGCCGCCGTGAACCCGGGTTCCCCGCCGCCGTACCGCAAGGCGCTTCCCACCATTGCTTCCGGCTGTTTGGCGCCGAGCGCCGCCAGCACTGTTGGAGCGATGTCGGTGAGCGTGACGAGGCCTCGCTGGTGGGTCGAGGGTGACACGAGCTGACCTCGTTCCACGCCCGCTCCGTGGGCCACGATCGGGGCGAGGGGCCAGCCCGACTTGGGCGGTGTGATGCCGACCACCAACAAGAGGGTCGTGGCGGGCAGGTGGCGCGCCACGTCGCCGAGCAGCGCGTCGGTGCGCGCGAGCGCAGCCTTGCGACTGGCGCTGGCCTCGCGGGGAGTCTGCGAGAGCAAGTAGGCGTTGGCTCGGAGCGTCTCGCCGGGATCAGCGACCACGACATCGGCCTGGGCGAGGGTCCGTCGCACCGCGGCCGTGAACGCGGCGGCATCGGTGGTGAGCCCGTACGGCGCGGCGCGGTCGGCGTGGACGGTGTCACGCGAGACGTCACCGGCGTCCACCCGCCCGTCCGGCGTGGCGACCACAGTGGCCACCGGCGCAACCCGCGTGTAGACGTTGTCGAGGGTCCGCGAGTCGGCGTTGCCGACAGCGCCGGTTCGGAGGCCAGCAGCGTGCAGCGCGGCGCCGAGCGCGCCCCCCTCGTCGTCTTGCCCGGCTGCTTTCTCCACCAGGGCGGGCATGCCCGGCACGACGACCGCGGCGCCGTCCAGCGGTGTCGCGGTCCGGCGTGCGAGCGCCTGTCCTGCGGGACCCCCCTCGTAGCTCTCGGCCGCGTCGTATGCCTCGGTGCCCAGCGAGCCGATCCGCACCCGCGTACCGGCCCCGAGCGTCGCGTACGCCTCCGACGCGCTGGGCGCGCGGCTGCCGGTGCGCACGTTCGACGCCGCAGTGGCGCCGCTGGCCGCCAAGCGAGACAAGTTCGGCATCGTGTCAGGTTGCACGTCACCGAGCCCCAGCTGTGGGATCCCGAAGATCAGCACCTTGGAGGGACGGGTGCGAAGCGGTTCGCCGGTGGGGCGTGCGGTGCGGCTCGTGAACACCGACGCGACGATCGCCACCGTGGCCACCACACCGGCACCGACCACCAGCCGCTTCGAGGGTGTGATGCTCACGCCGCGCGCCCCCCGCCCAGCCGTGCCGGCAACCGTCGTCGGAAGACCTCGATCTCCGGCGCCCCGGACACGACCAGGAACCCCACGTACAGCACGGGCCCGAGTGCTGCCACGGCCGCGCCCGCTGCGACCGCATGAAGACGACCCCGCCAACCGATGGATACCGCGACGACGACCGCAGCAGCGGTTGCGATCAGTGCACCTGTGAGGGCCCGACCGACGCTCGCGGCGACGGGCACCGGAACCGCGAGGTCGTGACGGATGAGCAGGAACAAGGCGACGGACCCTGCGGTGACGGCTACCGCGTTGATGACCCCGAACGACACCAACAGCGCGACGCCGTGCCCCAGGGACGTGGCGACGACCATCCCGACGATGGACGCGCTGGTGACACCGGCGTTCACCACCGTCGGCCGGCGCACGTCGCCGAGCGCGTAGCTCGCTCTGGTCAGCAGGTAGTAGCTGCTGTAGCCGGCGAGCCCGACCAGGTAGCCGGCGAGCACCAGCGCAACCAGCCGGGCGCCCGACGCGTCGAGCTGGCCGAGCCGCACCAACGACAGCGCAGCCGGGGCCGCGGCCCCCATCAAGCCGGCGGCGGGAAGCAAGAGGACCAGCATGGTGCGCAGCCCGAGGCTGAGATCGCCCGCGAACTGCGCTCGTTGGTCGGGAGCGGACTGGCGGGACAACCGCGGGAACAGCGCCGTGAAGATCGGGTGCGCAAGCAGCGCGTGTGGCAACAAGAAGAACGTGAACGCCGTCTGGTAGGCGATCACGCCGCCATCCACCCGCCCTGCGAGGATGATCGTGACCCCGATCAGCACCTCGTTCAACCCGATGTGGCCCGCGCCCCACAGACCTTGTCGAGCGAGCGGTCGAAGGTCGACATCGGGCGCATGCCACCGCACGCCGATGCCGAGCCCGCACCGTCGCAGTGCAAACAACGGCACCGCGGTCATCACGAGCGTGCCCGCGAGCGTCCCACCGCCAAGGAGCACTTTCTCCCCGCCGGTGAGCGACAGGCCGCGACTGGGGTCGTGCACGATCGCGAACGCGACCATCGTGGCGATCACCAAGATGTTGTTGAACACCGGCGCGATCGAAGTGGCCACGAAGCGGTGATCGGCTTGCAGCACCGCGCTGGCCACGGACCCCCAGGCGTACAGCAGCAGCTGCGGGAGGATGAACACCAACAAGAACGCGCCGAGGTCGATCTGCTGTGGGCGCGACGGGTCGTTCACGCCGGCGGTGAGCACCCGCATGATCCAGTGCGACCCGGCCATGCCCACGACCACCACCACGCTGAGCGCCGCCAGGCCGCGGCCGACGAGGGCGCTGCCGAGATCGCGCGCCCGGCGGGTGTCATGGTCACCGAGCAGCTGCACGAAGCTGGGCACCAGCACCGCGAACAGCAAGCCGCCGGCGAGAAGCTCGAACAGCACGTTCGACACCTCGTTCGCTCGCTGGTACGCGTCGCCCAAGGTCGCGATCCCGAGCGCGCCGGCGATGGCGATGACGCGCACGAAGCCGGTGACCCGAGAGACGGAGTTCCACAACGTGATCGTGGCGGCCGCCCGACCCATCTCTGCGCGGCGGCTCCTGGCCGCGCCTCGGGCGTCGGGGGTCGTGGTCAGCTCGCTCGGCGCCGGAAGTGCCGACGCGACGGCGTCGGCCGGATCGTCGGGCTCCACGTCCAGTCAGCTGCCCGTTGGCGCCAGGGCGGTCGCGCCGCTGCCGAGGCCGTAGTGGCCGTAGGACCGCTTCTCGACGTCGGCGAGCGCGAGCACGAGCGCCAACTGTCCGGCAAAGAGCTCCAGATCGTTCACCGTCGACAGCCGGCCGTCGAGCGATTTGTCGTCACGGATGGGGCCCAAGAACCAGTCGCGCACCGTGTCCGGTGTCGAGGCCTTGGCGGGGTCCGGGTCTGCGAACGAGCCCACCACCAGCGGTGCCGGGCCCGATCTGGTGATCGCGCGCAGCAGGGGGACGATGAATTGCCCGTCGACCCCCGTCGAGGTGGCGGACCCCGGCGGGGTCTCCGGCTCGCCGAGCACGACGACGCGCACGCCGCGCGTCGCCAGCAATTGGGCGATCTGGAGCCGGCTGTTGGTGGGGTCGACATGGACGAAGCCCGCTTCTTGGAGGTCGGCGAGCAACGACGATTGCGCGGCTGGCGCAGTCGTGGTGGTCGTCGACGACGTGTCGGGCGAGGTGGTGTCGCCAGGTGCCGGCGCCGCAGGCGGCGGCGGGGCCTGTGTCATCGTTCGCAACTCGGCGCCGAGCACGTCAGCCGTTCGGGTCCAGAGCCGGGTCGCGGAAGGTGTGGACGTGCCCGACGACGTGGTCGAACTGCTCT
The sequence above is a segment of the Acidimicrobiales bacterium genome. Coding sequences within it:
- a CDS encoding lipid II flippase MurJ encodes the protein MEPDDPADAVASALPAPSELTTTPDARGAARSRRAEMGRAAATITLWNSVSRVTGFVRVIAIAGALGIATLGDAYQRANEVSNVLFELLAGGLLFAVLVPSFVQLLGDHDTRRARDLGSALVGRGLAALSVVVVVGMAGSHWIMRVLTAGVNDPSRPQQIDLGAFLLVFILPQLLLYAWGSVASAVLQADHRFVATSIAPVFNNILVIATMVAFAIVHDPSRGLSLTGGEKVLLGGGTLAGTLVMTAVPLFALRRCGLGIGVRWHAPDVDLRPLARQGLWGAGHIGLNEVLIGVTIILAGRVDGGVIAYQTAFTFFLLPHALLAHPIFTALFPRLSRQSAPDQRAQFAGDLSLGLRTMLVLLLPAAGLMGAAAPAALSLVRLGQLDASGARLVALVLAGYLVGLAGYSSYYLLTRASYALGDVRRPTVVNAGVTSASIVGMVVATSLGHGVALLVSFGVINAVAVTAGSVALFLLIRHDLAVPVPVAASVGRALTGALIATAAAVVVAVSIGWRGRLHAVAAGAAVAALGPVLYVGFLVVSGAPEIEVFRRRLPARLGGGRAA
- a CDS encoding copper transporter, which gives rise to MINLRYHVVSIVAVFLALAIGIAMGSTVISKATVADLRTRISKAENGISQTKQENSLLQSQLNSLNSANGKAIDRLVPLVVGDRLTDVPVVVVATPAVDSSYLRQAQATLVAAGVRLEATITIDDRLGGIGSDHGNRQKLADLVESSSTTSSGTSTPSATRLWTRTADVLGAELRTMTQAPPPPAAPAPGDTTSPDTSSTTTTTAPAAQSSLLADLQEAGFVHVDPTNSRLQIAQLLATRGVRVVVLGEPETPPGSATSTGVDGQFIVPLLRAITRSGPAPLVVGSFADPDPAKASTPDTVRDWFLGPIRDDKSLDGRLSTVNDLELFAGQLALVLALADVEKRSYGHYGLGSGATALAPTGS